The following proteins are encoded in a genomic region of Drosophila bipectinata strain 14024-0381.07 chromosome XL, DbipHiC1v2, whole genome shotgun sequence:
- the LOC108124152 gene encoding bifunctional phosphoribosylaminoimidazole carboxylase/phosphoribosylaminoimidazole succinocarboxamide synthetase-like, with product MSSGAYIVEGYKVGEILNEGKTKIVYDHPSYRKHCVLWSKDRITAGNGVKAHDIEGKGEISNTTNGQVFQLLKTAGISTHYVESYGSKAFIALKCQMLPIEWVIRRLAFGSFLRRNVGVPEGYRFSPPKQETFFKDDANHDPQWSEEQIVSAKFELNGLVIGQDEIDIMRRTALVVFEILERAWQTKNCTLVDMKVEFGIDVDGNIVLADIIDSDCWRLWPSGDKRLMVDKETYHVLTDVTASDLDTVKQNFTWVSKQLDDIIPQKDHLVVVLMGSASDTRHSEKIATSCRSLGLNVVLRVTSAHKGSEETLRIVRKYESVIQNLIFVVVEGRSNGLGAVVSGSTNYPVINCPPVESNSSLNFPSELGCILNPEAAARHAATILGLGSFMVWSKLRAKDLNSFITLKKADKKLLKEGSSDWI from the exons ATGTCCTCCGGAG cctaTATAGTTGAAGGCTACAAAGTGGGCGAGATCCTAAACGAGGGCAAGACCAAGATAGTCTACGATCACCCGAGCTACCGAAAACACTGTGTACTCTGGAGCAAGGATCGCATTACAGCTGGGAATGGGGTCAAGGCCCACGATATCGAGGGCAAGGGCGAGATCTCCAATACCACCAACGGCCAGGTGTTCCAACTTCTCAAGACGGCAG GTATTTCTACCCACTATGTTGAGTCGTATGGATCGAAGGCCTTCATCGCCCTCAAGTGCCAAATGCTACCCATTGAGTGGGTAATTCGACGCCTCGCCTTCGGATCTTTCCTTAGACGGAACGTGGGCGTGCCGGAGGGCTATAG ATTCTCTCCTCCGAAACAGGAGACCTTCTTCAAGGATGATGCCAACCATGATCCCCAGTGGAGCGAGGAGCAGATCGTGTCCGCCAAGTTCGAGCTCAATGGCCTGGTGATCG GTCAAGATGAAATCGACATAATGCGTAGAACCGCCCTGGTGGTCTTTGAAATCCTAGAGAGGGCATGGCAGACTAAGAACTGCACCCTGGTGGACATGAAAGTGGAGTTCGGTATCGATGTCGATGGCAACATAGTCCTGGCCGATATCATTGACTCTGATTGCTGGCGCTTGTGGCCTTCGGGGGACAAACGTCTGATGGTGGATAAGGAGACCTATCACGTTCTGACGGACGTAACTGCCAGCGATCTGGACACCGTGAAGCAGAACTTCACTTGGGTGTCAAAGCAATTGGACGACATTATTCCCCAAAAGGATCATCTCGTTGTGGTCCTGATGGGCAGTGCCTCCGACACAAGGCACAGCGAAAAGATCGCAACCAGCTGCCGCTCCCTGGGCCTAAACGTCGTGCTCCGAGTGACCTCCGCCCACAAGGGATCCGAGGAGACGCTGCGCATCGTCCGGAAATACGAGTCCGTGATCCAGAACCTCATATTCGTGGTCGTGGAGGGGCGTTCGAATGGTCTGGGTGCCGTCGTGTCGGGCAGCACCAACTATCCGGTCATCAACTGTCCGCCCGTGGAGTCCAACAGCAGCCTGAATTTTCCTTCGGAACTGGGCTGCATCCTGAATCCTGAGGCGGCGGCCCGGCATGCTGCCACCATCCTGGGTCTTGGGAGCTTCATGGTCTGGTCCAAGCTGAGGGCCAAGGACCTCAACAGCTTCATCACCCTGAAGAAGGCCGACAAGAAGCTATTGAAAGAAGGTTCTAGCGACTGGATCTAG
- the LOC108124151 gene encoding bifunctional phosphoribosylaminoimidazole carboxylase/phosphoribosylaminoimidazole succinocarboxamide synthetase, whose translation MSTTSIEGYKLGKILIEGKTKQVYDLPEQPGLCLLLSKDRITAGDGVKAHDLEGKAEISNTTNGQVFRLLNEAGIRTAYVKQCGSKAFIARKCQMIPIEWVTRRLATGSFLKRNVGVPEGYRFSPPKQETFFKDDANHDPQWSEEQIVSAKFELNGLVIGQDEVDIMRRTTLLVFEILERAWQTRDCALIDMKVEFGIDADGNIVLADIIDSDSWRLWPSGDKRLMVDKQVYRNLTAVTASDLDTVKRNFIWVAQQLADIIPKKDHLVVVLMGSASDTSHSEKIATSCRSLGLNVELRVTSAHKGPEETLRIVREYESVIQNLIFVAVAGRSNGLGPVVSGSTNYPVINCPPVKSDNMQVDVWSSLNLPSGLGCATVLYPEAAALHAATILGLGNFMVWSKLRVKALNNFITLKKADKELRGVRNA comes from the exons ATGTCCACCACATCCA TTGAAGGCTATAAACTGGGCAAGATCCTGATCGAGGGCAAGACCAAGCAGGTCTACGATCTACCCGAACAGCCAGGACTCTGCCTGCTCTTGAGCAAGGATCGCATTACAGCTGGGGATGGCGTGAAGGCGCACGATCTCGAGGGCAAGGCCGAGATCTCCAATACCACCAACGGCCAGGTGTTCCGACTCCTCAACGAGGCGGGTATTCGTACCGCCTATGTGAAGCAGTGCGGATCGAAGGCCTTCATCGCCCGCAAGTGCCAAATGATACCCATTGAGTGGGTAACGCGACGCCTCGCCACCGGATCTTTCCTAAAACGGAACGTGGGCGTGCCGGAGGGCTATAG ATTCTCTCCTCCGAAGCAGGAGACCTTCTTCAAGGACGATGCCAACCATGATCCCCAGTGGAGCGAGGAGCAGATCGTGTCCGCCAAGTTCGAGCTCAATGGCCTGGTGATCG GTCAAGATGAAGTCGATATTATGCGCAGGACTACCCTGCTGGTCTTTGAAATCCTGGAGCGGGCATGGCAGACTAGGGACTGCGCCCTGATCGACATGAAGGTGGAGTTCGGTATCGATGCCGATGGCAACATAGTCCTGGCCGACATCATCGATTCCGACTCGTGGCGCTTGTGGCCCTCGGGGGACAAACGCCTCATGGTGGACAAGCAGGTCTACAGGAATCTCACGGCCGTAACGGCCAGCGATCTGGACACCGTGAAGCGCAACTTCATTTGGGTGGCCCAGCAATTGGCCGATATTATCCCCAAGAAGGATCACCTGGTCGTTGTCCTGATGGGCAGTGCCTCCGACACGTCGCACAGCGAAAAGATCGCCACCAGCTGCCGCTCCCTGGGCCTCAATGTCGAGCTCCGAGTGACCTCCGCCCACAAGGGACCCGAGGAGACGCTGCGCATCGTCCGGGAGTACGAGTCCGTCATCCAGAACCTCATCTTCGTGGCCGTGGCGGGACGATCGAACGGCCTGGGGCCCGTCGTATCGGGCAGCACCAACTATCCGGTCATCAACTGTCCGCCCGTGAAGTCCGACAACATGCAGGTGGATGTCTGGAGCAGCCTGAATCTGCCCTCGGGTCTGGGCTGTGCCACCGTTCTGTATCCTGAGGCGGCGGCCCTGCATGCCGCCACCATCCTGGGCCTTGGCAACTTCATGGTCTGGTCCAAGCTGCGGGTCAAGGCCCTCAACAACTTCATCACCCTGAAGAAGGCCGACAAGGAGCTGCGCGGCGTCCGCAATGCCTAG